In one Oligoflexia bacterium genomic region, the following are encoded:
- a CDS encoding purine-nucleoside phosphorylase: protein MTNIPDQLNDAVSYIRSQCQMKPRIGLILGSGLGNYVDTIKAEWSSEYSLIPHFGTTSVEGHRGRLVLGHIEDVPVAVLQGRLHLYEGYSISEVVFPTRTLAMLGIEVLLVTNAAGGLSKRMVAGDFMAINDHINLMGDNPLKGRQMERLGPRFPDMTEAYDKKLIKISLNAAKKNKLHMREGVYIGLPGPTYETPAEVRYLQKIGGNAVGMSTVPEVIAANHLGLRVCGVSCITNLAAGLSKNKLTHTEVTETGKRVEGKFQNYVTMLVKQIAEHLDGTTR from the coding sequence ATGACCAACATCCCAGATCAGCTCAACGATGCTGTTTCATATATAAGATCGCAATGTCAGATGAAGCCTCGAATAGGTCTTATTTTAGGAAGTGGCCTGGGTAATTATGTTGATACAATCAAAGCTGAATGGAGTAGCGAGTATTCGCTGATTCCTCATTTCGGTACAACCTCAGTTGAAGGTCATCGCGGAAGACTTGTTTTGGGTCACATAGAAGATGTTCCCGTCGCTGTCCTTCAAGGTCGTCTTCATTTGTATGAAGGGTATTCAATTTCTGAGGTGGTGTTTCCAACGCGCACCCTTGCCATGCTTGGAATTGAAGTGCTTTTAGTTACAAACGCAGCTGGGGGTTTAAGTAAACGTATGGTGGCTGGTGATTTTATGGCCATTAATGATCACATAAATCTCATGGGCGATAATCCACTTAAAGGGCGTCAAATGGAGCGCCTTGGCCCGCGCTTTCCAGATATGACTGAAGCTTATGATAAAAAACTTATTAAAATTTCTTTAAATGCGGCAAAGAAAAATAAACTGCATATGCGTGAAGGTGTTTACATCGGACTTCCTGGCCCCACATACGAAACTCCGGCCGAAGTTCGTTATCTTCAAAAAATTGGTGGCAATGCTGTCGGAATGAGTACGGTTCCTGAGGTTATAGCTGCAAATCACTTGGGTCTTCGTGTTTGTGGCGTGAGCTGCATAACAAATCTCGCTGCGGGATTATCTAAAAACAAATTAACACATACTGAAGTGACTGAGACCGGCAAGCGCGTTGAAGGTAAATTTCAAAACTATGTGACTATGCTTGTGAAACAAATTGCGGAGCATCTTGATGGAACCACTCGATAA
- the cdd gene encoding cytidine deaminase, whose translation MEPLDKASRAMKKAYAPYSEFQVGCVVVGNSGQEYIGCNIENASYGATICAERIAIGQAIAHGEKKISKIYLINSSKMPVTPCGVCLQVMSEFGKDFEITSASKDQKIVREMHFKDLFPIAFDKKSLPKKTR comes from the coding sequence ATGGAACCACTCGATAAAGCTTCAAGGGCAATGAAAAAAGCCTACGCCCCCTACTCTGAGTTTCAAGTTGGCTGTGTTGTTGTTGGTAACTCAGGTCAAGAATACATCGGTTGCAATATAGAAAATGCAAGTTATGGAGCGACAATTTGTGCCGAACGCATTGCCATTGGCCAGGCTATTGCCCACGGTGAAAAAAAGATTAGTAAAATTTATCTTATTAATAGTTCAAAAATGCCCGTCACCCCGTGTGGAGTTTGTCTTCAGGTGATGTCAGAATTCGGAAAAGACTTTGAAATTACCTCAGCCTCTAAAGATCAAAAAATAGTACGTGAGATGCATTTTAAAGATCTATTTCCCATAGCATTTGATAAAAAATCTCTTCCTAAAAAAACTCGTTAG
- a CDS encoding S8 family peptidase — MDATTRGFFLFFTILYLTACGQENAGKVNTTSFDCAGQAISDSFLIQWKDDVPPEFAAYKLSPDSKVTRFTGVNKTQIENEILHKHRNNYKTAEHEFTLDVEDIQPHAAACNTNLSELPDSWGPIDINASQAWTTLGKQGEDIIVGIVDSGVDTRHPLLQDNIWINTGEIAGNGIDDDQNGYIDDHKGFNFAGMNSDVISGSTHGTHVAGIVAGKTSASTNNFTGVAPKAKIMPLKFIHANSGSVGDAIKAMEYARRHGAKIINASWGGDLCSDVLKDAIVAATVSGTVFVNASGNAGKDLVRAPEWPAVYQLAGKITVGAYNLNQRLSGFSNYGDLVDLAAPGESILSTVPPQVGTAQGKMCAMSGTSMATPFVAGVSALLFSYKPSATPTEIATAISASVVTGQYGVRTKGKLNALGAAQYLMSH, encoded by the coding sequence ATGGATGCAACCACACGGGGCTTTTTTCTTTTTTTCACCATTCTCTATCTCACAGCTTGCGGCCAAGAAAATGCAGGAAAAGTAAACACGACAAGCTTTGATTGTGCGGGACAGGCGATTTCTGACAGCTTTCTCATTCAATGGAAAGATGACGTTCCACCTGAATTTGCAGCCTATAAACTAAGTCCCGACTCAAAAGTGACCCGCTTTACTGGCGTTAACAAAACACAAATTGAAAATGAAATTCTCCATAAACATCGCAATAACTATAAAACGGCTGAACATGAATTCACTTTAGACGTTGAGGATATTCAACCCCATGCGGCCGCATGTAATACCAATCTTTCAGAACTGCCCGATTCTTGGGGCCCCATTGATATAAATGCCAGCCAAGCGTGGACAACTCTTGGCAAACAAGGCGAAGACATTATCGTAGGCATTGTAGATTCAGGGGTGGATACCCGGCATCCTCTTTTACAAGATAATATCTGGATCAATACTGGTGAAATTGCTGGAAACGGAATTGACGATGATCAAAATGGCTACATTGATGACCACAAAGGCTTTAATTTTGCTGGAATGAATTCTGATGTCATTAGCGGTTCTACCCACGGCACCCATGTGGCAGGAATTGTCGCAGGTAAAACATCTGCTTCAACGAATAACTTCACCGGTGTTGCGCCAAAGGCGAAGATTATGCCGCTTAAATTTATCCATGCTAATTCTGGGTCGGTAGGTGATGCCATAAAAGCGATGGAATATGCCCGACGCCATGGCGCTAAGATTATTAATGCTAGTTGGGGTGGGGATTTATGCAGTGATGTTTTAAAAGACGCCATTGTGGCCGCAACTGTATCCGGTACCGTGTTTGTTAATGCCTCCGGAAATGCTGGTAAAGATTTAGTTCGTGCACCTGAATGGCCCGCTGTTTATCAGCTAGCAGGTAAAATTACAGTAGGGGCTTATAATCTGAATCAACGCTTATCTGGTTTTTCAAACTACGGGGATTTAGTAGATCTTGCGGCACCAGGGGAGAGCATCTTAAGTACTGTGCCCCCTCAAGTAGGTACAGCACAAGGTAAGATGTGCGCCATGAGTGGAACAAGTATGGCCACCCCATTTGTCGCAGGTGTATCAGCACTCTTATTTTCTTATAAACCTTCAGCCACACCCACTGAAATTGCAACAGCCATCAGCGCAAGTGTTGTAACTGGCCAGTATGGCGTTAGAACCAAAGGCAAGCTCAATGCACTGGGTGCAGCCCAATACTTAATGAGCCATTAA
- the asnS gene encoding asparagine--tRNA ligase, whose protein sequence is MPSEIKRTYINDLSQHVGQTVELRGWVYNKRSSGKIKFLLLRDGTGLCQCVYFKGECEESSFVEFENLTQESCVYVTGVVKEEKRSPGGFELSARTLHIHSGAVDYPIGPKEHGTDFLMNNRHLWLRSNQQHAALRIRAEIVKAIRDFFDGRGFTLVDAPIFTPSACEGTSTLFETKYFDEKAYLSQSGQLYMEAGAAAFGKVYCFGPTFRAEKSKTRRHLIEFWMVEPEVAFNDLYDNMELAEQFVEYIVQRVIKNKEAELKVLERNTEQLAKVKAPFPRLHYTEAADIILKENPAFIKGDDFGGTDETIISSKFEKPVFVHHYPQAIKAFYMKEDSSEPGSSMSCDLLATEGYGEIIGGGQREDDLNKLLKKIEEHKLNEEDFNWFLDLRRYGSFPHAGFGLGVERTVSWICGLSHVRETIPFPRLYGRLRP, encoded by the coding sequence ATGCCTAGTGAAATTAAACGTACCTATATCAACGATCTGTCGCAACATGTCGGTCAAACCGTAGAACTTCGCGGTTGGGTTTACAACAAACGTTCAAGCGGCAAAATCAAATTCCTATTACTTCGTGATGGCACGGGCCTTTGTCAGTGTGTTTATTTTAAAGGCGAGTGTGAGGAAAGTTCATTTGTTGAATTTGAAAACCTCACCCAAGAATCCTGCGTTTATGTCACAGGCGTTGTTAAAGAAGAAAAACGTAGTCCTGGTGGTTTTGAACTTTCTGCTAGAACTTTACATATTCATTCAGGTGCTGTTGATTACCCCATCGGTCCAAAAGAACATGGCACTGATTTTTTAATGAACAACCGCCATCTTTGGTTGCGCTCAAATCAACAACACGCAGCTTTAAGAATTCGTGCTGAGATTGTAAAAGCCATTAGAGATTTTTTTGATGGCCGTGGATTTACCTTAGTTGATGCGCCGATTTTTACACCCAGCGCTTGCGAAGGAACATCAACACTTTTTGAAACAAAATATTTTGATGAAAAAGCTTATCTCAGTCAAAGCGGTCAACTCTACATGGAGGCCGGTGCTGCAGCTTTTGGCAAAGTTTATTGTTTTGGGCCAACCTTTCGAGCAGAAAAATCAAAAACACGCAGACATCTCATTGAATTTTGGATGGTAGAACCCGAAGTTGCCTTTAATGACCTTTATGACAACATGGAACTTGCAGAACAATTTGTTGAGTACATTGTTCAACGTGTAATTAAAAACAAAGAAGCTGAGCTTAAAGTACTTGAGAGAAACACCGAGCAACTTGCAAAAGTGAAAGCTCCGTTTCCAAGACTTCACTATACAGAAGCTGCTGATATTATTTTAAAAGAAAATCCTGCCTTTATTAAGGGGGATGATTTTGGCGGAACTGACGAAACAATCATTTCATCAAAGTTTGAAAAACCCGTTTTTGTTCACCATTATCCACAAGCCATCAAAGCATTTTACATGAAAGAAGATTCTAGCGAGCCCGGCTCAAGTATGAGTTGTGATCTTTTGGCAACGGAAGGCTACGGAGAAATCATTGGTGGTGGGCAAAGAGAAGATGATCTTAATAAACTCTTGAAAAAAATTGAAGAACATAAATTAAATGAAGAAGATTTTAACTGGTTTTTGGATTTACGTCGTTATGGCTCGTTTCCCCACGCTGGCTTCGGACTCGGTGTTGAAAGAACCGTTAGCTGGATTTGTGGACTCAGTCATGTTCGTGAAACAATACCTTTTCCACGACTCTATGGTCGCTTAAGACCATAA
- a CDS encoding acyl-CoA carboxylase subunit beta, with protein MPEMTTHERLQDLEARNDKAMLGGGKERLQKHKESGRLSARERLEILLDPQSFVEFDRFVTHRCSDFGMKDKKIPGDGVITGYGRINGKLVYVYSQDFTVFGGSLSATNSRKICKILTMAMKNGAPIIGLNDSGGARIQEGVESLGGYADIFLRNTLASGVIPQISAIMGPCAGGAVYSPAITDFIFMVKDTSYMFVTGPDVIKTVTHEEVTKKDLGGALTHSSKSGVAHFACEDDKHCLLMIRELLNFLPSNNVDDPPVLPAKDAQDRLEEKLNSLIPDSSKKPYDMKDLIKIIVDEGYFLEVQQHYAPNILIGFSRFNGRSVGIVANQPTHLAGCLDIKASVKAARFVRFCDAFNIPLVTIVDVPGFLPGTEQEYGGIIKHGAKLLYAYAEATVPKITLITRKAYGGAYDVMSSKHLRGDLNLAYPTAEIAVMGPDGAVSIIFREQILKSGGDQKIKDQLTEDYRSTFANPYKAAELGYIDEVIEPSQTRRRIIDGLESLKNKRDSNPPRKHGNIPL; from the coding sequence ATGCCAGAAATGACAACCCACGAACGCTTACAAGATTTAGAAGCGCGCAACGATAAAGCCATGCTGGGCGGTGGTAAAGAACGTTTACAAAAACATAAAGAATCAGGCCGGCTTTCTGCGCGCGAACGCTTAGAGATTCTTTTAGATCCACAATCGTTTGTTGAATTCGATAGATTTGTTACACATCGCTGTAGCGATTTTGGAATGAAAGATAAAAAAATTCCTGGTGATGGCGTTATCACTGGCTACGGTCGCATCAACGGAAAACTCGTTTATGTTTATAGCCAAGACTTCACAGTTTTTGGCGGAAGCTTAAGCGCAACTAATTCTCGAAAAATTTGCAAAATACTCACAATGGCAATGAAAAATGGCGCACCCATCATCGGTCTTAATGATTCCGGGGGTGCCCGCATTCAAGAGGGCGTTGAAAGTCTTGGCGGTTATGCTGATATATTTTTACGAAATACTTTAGCAAGTGGTGTGATCCCACAAATTTCTGCCATCATGGGACCCTGCGCCGGTGGAGCCGTTTACAGCCCCGCGATCACTGATTTTATTTTCATGGTTAAAGACACAAGCTACATGTTTGTTACTGGGCCAGATGTTATTAAAACTGTAACTCACGAAGAAGTGACGAAAAAAGATTTAGGCGGTGCACTCACGCACAGTTCAAAATCTGGTGTCGCTCACTTTGCTTGTGAAGATGACAAACATTGTCTTTTGATGATTAGAGAGCTTTTAAACTTTTTACCTTCAAACAATGTTGATGACCCACCTGTTTTACCCGCAAAAGATGCGCAAGATCGCTTAGAAGAAAAATTAAACTCACTTATTCCTGATAGCTCAAAAAAACCTTACGACATGAAAGATCTCATTAAGATTATCGTTGATGAAGGTTATTTTTTAGAAGTGCAGCAACATTACGCGCCCAATATTCTCATTGGCTTTTCAAGATTTAATGGTCGAAGTGTGGGCATTGTCGCAAATCAGCCGACACATCTTGCTGGTTGTCTCGACATTAAAGCCTCGGTAAAAGCTGCGCGCTTTGTTAGATTTTGTGACGCATTTAATATTCCACTTGTAACAATTGTAGATGTTCCTGGTTTTTTACCAGGAACAGAACAAGAATACGGCGGCATTATTAAACACGGCGCAAAACTTTTATATGCTTATGCTGAAGCAACTGTTCCAAAGATTACTCTCATCACTAGAAAAGCTTACGGTGGCGCTTATGACGTTATGTCTTCAAAACATCTTCGTGGTGATTTGAATTTGGCTTATCCAACGGCTGAAATCGCAGTTATGGGTCCTGATGGTGCTGTTAGTATTATTTTTAGAGAGCAAATTCTAAAATCTGGCGGCGATCAAAAAATAAAAGATCAACTCACCGAAGATTATAGATCTACATTTGCTAATCCGTATAAAGCAGCAGAGCTTGGTTATATCGATGAGGTCATTGAACCCTCACAAACACGCCGACGAATTATTGACGGCCTTGAGAGTTTAAAAAACAAGCGCGACTCAAACCCACCCCGTAAGCACGGGAATATTCCACTCTAA
- the accC gene encoding acetyl-CoA carboxylase biotin carboxylase subunit: MFKKILIANRGEIAIRVHRACKELGIKTVAVFSEADRNSLHVLLADEAYCIGPAPSRESYLNIPKIIDVAKKSGAQAIHPGYGFLSENEDFAEACTKSDIVFIGPTPHAISSMGDKISARNLMEKAGVPIVPGTKGAVTDPVEIREFAKKVGFPVLIKAAAGGGGKGMRLVHTEAELESAVRGAKSEALNYFGDESVYIEKYITNPKHIEIQVFGDNHGNVVHLFERECSIQRRHQKVIEESPSPALNPKTRAAMGEIAVRAAKSVNYTGAGTIEFIFDIDSGAFYFLEMNTRLQVEHPVTELVTGVDLVQEQILVAFGNKLTFKQEDLSQRGWAIEARICAEDPITFMPSPGKIVRCRHPQGPFTRIDSYVYPGYEVPMHYDPLIAKLSTWGPDRSTAIARCLRALEEFILTGIKTNIPLHKRILQHEKFLKGDFSTHFIEKDFDGFDKLFTTIDDRVYLITAAIEAFNEHKSQGVWDLNLVSHWKRYGRKMSLR, from the coding sequence ATGTTTAAAAAAATTCTAATAGCCAACCGAGGTGAAATAGCAATTCGAGTACACCGCGCGTGTAAAGAGTTGGGAATCAAAACTGTAGCGGTATTTAGCGAAGCTGATCGTAATAGTTTACATGTGCTTTTGGCTGACGAAGCTTACTGCATTGGCCCAGCACCGAGTCGTGAAAGTTATCTTAATATTCCAAAAATTATTGATGTGGCTAAAAAATCTGGCGCCCAAGCGATTCACCCTGGATATGGATTTTTATCTGAGAATGAAGACTTCGCTGAAGCCTGTACAAAATCTGACATTGTTTTTATTGGCCCCACACCCCACGCGATTAGTAGCATGGGTGATAAAATTTCTGCCCGCAATCTTATGGAAAAAGCCGGGGTTCCGATTGTACCCGGAACAAAAGGAGCGGTAACTGACCCCGTTGAGATTAGAGAGTTTGCTAAAAAAGTAGGCTTTCCTGTTTTGATTAAAGCCGCAGCAGGTGGTGGTGGAAAAGGAATGCGCCTTGTTCACACAGAAGCAGAACTAGAGAGCGCTGTTAGAGGTGCCAAATCTGAGGCTCTCAATTATTTTGGTGATGAGAGCGTATATATTGAGAAATATATTACCAACCCTAAACATATTGAAATTCAAGTTTTCGGCGATAATCACGGCAACGTTGTTCATCTTTTTGAACGAGAGTGTTCCATTCAACGAAGACATCAAAAAGTTATTGAAGAATCCCCCTCGCCAGCGTTGAATCCAAAAACGCGAGCCGCAATGGGTGAAATCGCAGTGCGCGCAGCAAAATCAGTTAATTACACAGGCGCTGGTACAATCGAATTTATTTTTGATATTGATTCAGGAGCATTTTATTTTCTTGAAATGAACACACGTCTTCAAGTTGAGCATCCGGTTACTGAACTTGTGACAGGCGTAGACCTTGTTCAAGAACAAATTCTCGTAGCCTTTGGCAATAAGCTTACTTTTAAACAAGAAGATCTCTCTCAAAGAGGATGGGCTATAGAAGCTCGAATTTGCGCAGAAGATCCGATCACCTTTATGCCAAGCCCAGGGAAAATTGTCAGATGCCGACATCCTCAAGGGCCTTTCACACGAATTGATAGCTATGTTTACCCTGGCTATGAAGTTCCCATGCATTATGATCCATTGATTGCAAAACTAAGTACTTGGGGGCCAGATCGTAGCACCGCAATTGCTAGATGCTTGAGAGCACTGGAAGAATTTATTCTCACAGGAATAAAAACAAACATTCCTTTGCACAAAAGAATTCTACAGCATGAGAAATTTCTCAAAGGTGATTTTTCAACTCACTTTATTGAAAAAGACTTTGATGGTTTTGATAAACTATTCACAACAATCGATGATCGCGTTTACTTAATTACCGCCGCAATTGAAGCGTTTAATGAACACAAGAGCCAGGGCGTTTGGGATCTCAATCTTGTCAGCCACTGGAAACGCTATGGTCGAAAAATGTCTTTGAGGTAA
- a CDS encoding biotin/lipoyl-containing protein: MYFEAEIKRKKYKVEVKETKTHWQVNVQQVGEQPELIEISKVDYTKFDDAISFLFGGKSYMLDLVPTKEGCTIFTGNSYRNVTIHNDESLLHESLKGSGGMGSSDQLAAGMPGKIAKIFVKTGQRLVAGAPILIMEAMKMENEMRASHDCVVKNVHIAEGASVDTGAVLVSFETN, translated from the coding sequence ATGTATTTTGAAGCAGAGATTAAAAGAAAAAAATACAAGGTTGAGGTTAAAGAAACCAAAACCCATTGGCAGGTAAATGTTCAACAAGTTGGGGAACAACCCGAGCTTATTGAAATTTCAAAAGTTGATTATACAAAATTTGATGATGCCATTTCTTTTTTATTCGGCGGCAAATCATACATGCTTGATCTTGTTCCCACCAAAGAAGGGTGCACGATCTTTACCGGAAATAGTTATCGCAATGTCACTATCCACAATGACGAAAGTCTTTTGCATGAATCTTTGAAAGGTTCAGGTGGAATGGGAAGTTCAGACCAACTTGCAGCTGGTATGCCCGGTAAAATTGCTAAGATTTTTGTCAAAACAGGGCAAAGACTAGTTGCGGGTGCTCCAATTTTAATTATGGAAGCTATGAAAATGGAAAATGAAATGCGCGCCTCACATGACTGCGTAGTTAAAAATGTGCATATCGCCGAAGGCGCCTCCGTAGACACAGGGGCTGTTCTTGTCTCCTTTGAAACCAACTGA
- a CDS encoding methylmalonyl-CoA mutase family protein, with protein sequence MSPLKPTEFFFSPKDSITHEDYGKFLGAPGEFPYTRGIQKDMYRGRLWTMRQYAGFGTAEESNKRYKLLLKKGQTGLSVAFDLPTQMGYDSDDVMAKGEVGKVGVAISSLEDMEILLKDIPLDKVSTSMTINATAGILLALYICVAKKQNVSLKDIKGTIQNDLLKEYIARGTYIYPPRPSMRIITDIFSYCKDNVPQWNTVSISGYHIREAGSTAIQEVAFTLANGITYVQAALDAGLDVDDFASRLSFFFNVHNNFFEEVAKFRAARRLWAEIMRDRFKAKNPKSWLLRFHSQTAGVTLTAQQPENNVVRVTLQALAAVLGGTQSLHTNSKDEALGLPTEEAVTLALRTQQIIANESGAPNIVDPLGGSYYIENLTSKIEAGAKDYIKRIEDSGGVIRCIETGFIQKEIQNASYEFQRHVEKGEEIIVGVNAYVDEKNTTKKLKILSVPPALEKKQVARLKKYKTSRNQKNVKVSLEHILNAAKTNDNLIPLFVKALENKVTLGEISHTLRQVFGVHKENVVV encoded by the coding sequence TTGTCTCCTTTGAAACCAACTGAATTTTTTTTTAGTCCTAAAGATTCCATAACACATGAAGATTATGGAAAGTTTTTGGGCGCACCCGGCGAATTTCCATACACGCGGGGAATTCAAAAAGACATGTATCGCGGAAGACTCTGGACCATGCGGCAATACGCTGGTTTTGGTACCGCTGAAGAAAGTAACAAGCGTTATAAATTATTATTAAAAAAAGGCCAAACTGGTTTAAGTGTGGCTTTTGATCTCCCCACTCAAATGGGTTATGACTCTGACGACGTTATGGCAAAAGGTGAAGTCGGCAAAGTAGGGGTGGCCATTTCTTCTCTTGAAGACATGGAGATTTTACTTAAAGACATCCCGCTAGATAAAGTTTCAACAAGCATGACCATAAACGCAACTGCCGGAATTTTACTGGCCCTTTATATTTGCGTAGCTAAAAAACAAAATGTTTCGCTCAAAGATATTAAAGGCACCATACAAAATGATTTACTCAAAGAATATATAGCGCGGGGCACGTATATTTATCCTCCGCGCCCCAGCATGAGAATCATCACCGATATTTTTTCATATTGTAAGGACAACGTTCCTCAGTGGAATACCGTGAGCATTAGTGGCTATCATATTCGTGAGGCTGGCTCTACTGCAATTCAAGAAGTTGCTTTTACTTTAGCAAATGGCATTACTTACGTTCAAGCAGCCCTAGATGCCGGGCTTGATGTAGATGATTTTGCTTCTCGATTGAGTTTCTTTTTTAATGTGCATAATAACTTCTTTGAAGAAGTTGCAAAATTTAGAGCGGCCCGAAGGCTTTGGGCAGAAATTATGCGCGATCGCTTTAAAGCAAAAAATCCAAAAAGCTGGCTCCTTCGTTTTCACTCTCAAACTGCAGGAGTCACTCTTACTGCCCAGCAACCTGAAAACAATGTCGTACGCGTAACCCTTCAAGCCTTGGCAGCAGTTTTAGGCGGAACTCAAAGTCTTCACACAAACTCGAAAGATGAAGCCCTGGGTTTACCAACTGAAGAGGCCGTAACACTAGCACTTCGCACACAACAAATAATTGCCAACGAATCAGGTGCACCTAATATCGTAGACCCACTTGGTGGGAGTTATTATATTGAAAATCTCACCTCTAAAATTGAAGCCGGTGCTAAAGATTATATTAAACGTATCGAAGATTCGGGCGGTGTTATTCGCTGTATTGAAACTGGATTTATCCAAAAAGAAATTCAAAACGCCAGTTATGAATTTCAACGTCACGTAGAAAAAGGCGAAGAAATCATTGTCGGGGTTAATGCCTACGTGGATGAGAAAAACACTACGAAAAAATTAAAAATACTAAGCGTGCCGCCAGCACTTGAGAAAAAACAAGTTGCTAGGCTAAAAAAGTACAAAACCTCTCGCAATCAAAAAAATGTTAAGGTTTCGTTAGAACACATTCTCAACGCTGCAAAAACAAATGACAATCTGATACCTTTATTTGTAAAGGCCCTAGAGAATAAAGTTACATTGGGTGAAATTAGCCACACACTTCGTCAAGTTTTTGGAGTTCATAAAGAAAATGTTGTCGTTTAA
- a CDS encoding endonuclease/exonuclease/phosphatase family protein: protein MLSFKNSFLLTLVLIVVITTSVNANTKALNPTVIPNYTQTKNLTTWRAKLATYNVWGLMLFSKFKNDRMPKIGEALREQDLDYALLQEAWTTRSRQEIYSSAGLPFITYSDVNNTVGSGLFSLSKHPYKRHTFMPFTLNGGFGRLWEGEVFAGKGVSMATLDINGLPISFFNLHTVARHGLTATDAIEDRYTPERLAQLFEIFQHIVENVDSDAFVVAGDFNMRWFHTEYKFWKTLTSLSGNTLEEFDKTTCTSCKDNMFNINPSGQVDYVFVSPKLKIIENKLSYTERFVNKLGVSLNLSDHYGWVSKIAMNSSKNEFNSVVAKQNTMDALNFLELRLYRYLNKKGSLDDEDFPDPFNGIQDRICISCRVRDCIRKVNIYQKVLTPDAQLTVNQKALKLRLESYFKLFD from the coding sequence ATGTTGTCGTTTAAAAATTCTTTTCTTTTAACTCTGGTTTTAATAGTCGTAATCACTACTAGTGTTAACGCCAACACCAAAGCACTTAACCCGACAGTTATCCCCAATTACACACAAACTAAAAATTTAACAACTTGGAGAGCTAAACTTGCGACATACAATGTTTGGGGTTTAATGCTCTTTAGTAAGTTTAAAAACGATAGAATGCCAAAAATTGGTGAGGCACTCAGAGAACAAGATCTTGACTATGCATTGTTACAGGAAGCCTGGACAACACGAAGTCGCCAAGAAATTTATAGTTCAGCTGGCCTACCATTTATCACGTACTCAGATGTGAATAACACGGTTGGTTCAGGTTTATTTTCACTTTCAAAGCATCCCTATAAACGCCACACCTTTATGCCCTTCACCTTAAACGGTGGATTTGGTCGTCTGTGGGAGGGCGAAGTATTTGCCGGCAAGGGTGTTTCGATGGCGACACTTGATATTAATGGCCTACCCATTTCATTTTTTAATCTACATACAGTGGCTCGACACGGATTAACCGCCACTGACGCAATTGAAGATCGCTACACACCAGAACGCTTAGCTCAACTTTTTGAAATATTTCAGCATATTGTTGAAAACGTAGATTCAGACGCATTTGTTGTCGCTGGTGATTTTAACATGCGCTGGTTTCATACCGAATATAAATTCTGGAAAACCTTAACCTCACTCAGCGGCAACACACTAGAAGAATTCGATAAGACCACTTGCACTTCATGTAAAGACAATATGTTTAATATTAACCCCAGTGGTCAGGTGGACTATGTTTTTGTTTCTCCGAAATTAAAAATTATTGAAAACAAACTTTCTTATACAGAGCGTTTTGTAAATAAACTTGGGGTCTCATTAAATCTCTCAGATCATTACGGTTGGGTTTCAAAAATTGCAATGAATTCATCTAAGAATGAATTTAACAGTGTAGTCGCAAAACAAAACACAATGGATGCGCTCAACTTTCTTGAACTCAGGCTTTATAGATATTTAAATAAAAAGGGCTCATTAGATGACGAAGATTTTCCTGACCCCTTTAATGGCATACAAGACAGAATATGCATTAGCTGTCGCGTGCGTGATTGCATTCGCAAAGTAAATATTTATCAAAAAGTGCTCACTCCAGACGCACAACTCACAGTTAACCAAAAAGCACTTAAATTACGCTTGGAATCTTATTTTAAACTCTTCGATTAA